A region from the Triticum aestivum cultivar Chinese Spring chromosome 3D, IWGSC CS RefSeq v2.1, whole genome shotgun sequence genome encodes:
- the LOC123080082 gene encoding probably inactive leucine-rich repeat receptor-like protein kinase At5g48380 — MADDTKFLRLFLLLSSSLLCFGSEHDIQCLKSVQQSVIDPNGVLKPSWNFENATSGFICRFTGVECWQPDENRVLSLRLGNLGLEGSFPKGLQNCSSMTGLDLSNNNFSGQIPSDILQQVQQLTFLDLSYNSFSGSIPESMSNMTYLNLLNLEHNQLSGQIPPQFDLLTRLTTFNVAENLLSGPVPTSLQKFSASNFAGNQGLCDAPLDECSASLAFTIRPVQIRLQRLSDQSNIRAAVGFIVWFVVAFYFPQ, encoded by the coding sequence ATGGCTGATGATACCAAGTTCCTCCGTTTGTTTCTCCTCTTGAGCAGCTCATTGTTGTGTTTTGGTTCTGAACATGATATCCAGTGCCTCAAGTCCGTACAACAATCAGTGATTGATCCCAACGGTGTACTCAAACCCTCTTGGAACTTTGAAAATGCCACCAGCGGTTTCATATGCCGCTTTACTGGTGTGGAATGCTGGCAGCCCGACGAGAACAGGGTTCTCTCTCTGCGCCTCGGCAACCTTGGACTTGAAGGCTCATTTCCTAAAGGTCTTCAAAATTGTTCAAGCATGACGGGCCTGGACCTGTCGAATAACAATTTTTCAGGACAGATCCCTTCTGACATTTTACAGCAGGTGCAGCAGCTGACATTTCTGGATCTTTCGTACAATAGCTTTTCGGGATCAATCCCAGAGAGCATGTCAAATATGACATATCTGAATCTCCTCAACCTTGAGCATAACCAACTCAGCGGTCAAATTCCACCGCAATTCGATTTGCTTACTCGGTTAACTACGTTCAATGTTGCGGAGAACTTGTTATCAGGGCCTGTTCCTACTTCACTACAGAAGTTTTCGGCTTCGAACTTTGCTGGTAACCAAGGACTTTGTGATGCACCTTTAGATGAGTGCTCCGCTTCGCTGGCCTTCACCATTAGACCAGTACAAATCCGTCTGCAGAGGCTCAGCGACCAGTCGAACATCAGAGCAGCCGTTGGATTCATCGTGTGGTTCGTGGTGGCCTTCTACTTCCCGCAGTGA
- the LOC123080080 gene encoding probably inactive leucine-rich repeat receptor-like protein kinase At5g48380 has product MLAMADDTNFLLLVLLLSCSSLCFGSQADIECLKSVQQSVIDPNGVLKSSWNFENATAGFICRFTGVACWHPDEDRVLSLRLGNLGLEGPFPRGLQNCSSMSGLDLSNNNFSGPIPSEIAREVPYLTFLDLSYNSFSGSIPQNISQMTYLNVLNLQHNQLSGQIPPRFVFLTRLFEFNVADNLLSGFIPPLLQKFSSSNFAGNQGLCGAPLDDCPPSKRRWRPVRIRLHRLNDQSSIGVAVGFVVGFVVAFYFPHLFVCSERLRAYVVRI; this is encoded by the coding sequence ATGCTTGCGATGGCTGATGATACCAACTTCCTCCTTTTGGTTTTACTCTTAAGCTGCTCATCGTTGTGTTTTGGTTCTCAAGCTGATATCGAGTGCCTGAAGTCTGTACAACAATCAGTGATTGATCCCAACGGTGTACTCAAATCCTCTTGGAACTTTGAAAATGCCACCGCCGGTTTCATATGCCGCTTTACTGGTGTGGCTTGCTGGCACCCGGACGAGGACAGGGTTCTCTCTCTGCGCCTCGGGAACCTAGGACTTGAAGGCCCATTTCCTCGTGGTCTACAGAATTGTTCAAGCATGAGCGGCCTGGACCTGTCAAACAACAATTTTTCGGGACCAATCCCTAGCGAAATTGCACGGGAGGTGCCGTATCTGACATTTCTGGACCTTTCGTACAATAGCTTTTCGGGTTCAATCCCACAAAATATCTCACAAATGACATATCTGAATGTCCTCAACCTCCAGCATAACCAACTCAGCGGTCAAATTCCACCGCGATTCGTTTTCCTTACTCGGTTATTTGAATTCAATGTTGCGGACAACCTGTTATCAGGGTTTATTCCTCCTTTGCTACAGAAGTTTTCGTCTTCGAACTTTGCTGGTAACCAAGGGCTTTGCGGTGCACCGTTGGATGATTGTCCCCCCTCGAAGAGGAGATGGAGACCGGTACGAATCAGGCTGCACAGGCTCAATGACCAGTCGAGCATCGGAGTGGCCGTCGGATTCGTCGTGGGGTTCGTGGTGGCCTTCTACTTCCCGCACTTGTTCGTCTGCTCCGAGAGGCTCCGAGCCTACGTCGTCCGGATATGA